From Pagrus major chromosome 18, Pma_NU_1.0, a single genomic window includes:
- the arl9 gene encoding ADP-ribosylation factor-like protein 9, whose product MFGLREAGVLGASVALAGGVAYLIWNYASSFGEKKRGTPPNQDGTSAREGKKEERREAAEQAVVVAAAPVVAAEAQKAPESRPVQSAGTQVLVLGLDGAGKTSLLHCLATGSQEDDMQPTQGFNAVSISREDLHIEFLEIGGKEELRPYWQKYMSKALLLVFVVDSSNPQLFPVAKKHLHELLVSDPRLPLMVLANKQDLPGACSITDLHDGLSLSEVGDRKLFLIGTYVRNGEAELSSGVQDARDLISQMVCDGR is encoded by the exons ATGTTTGGTCTGAGAGAAGCCGGTGTCCTCGGCGCCTCCGTCGCTCTGGCGGGGGGAGTCGCCTATCTTATCTGGAACTACGCGTCCTCCTTCGGGGAGAAGAAGCGTGGAACACCGCCGAATCAAGACGGCACAAGTGcgagagaggggaagaaagaggagagaagagaggcagCTGAACAAGCAGTCGTGGTCGCTGCTGCGCCAGTTGTAGCTGCTGAAGCTCAGAAAGCACCAGAG tcCCGGCCTGTACAGTCAGCTGGGACCCAGGTTCTGGTTCTGGGTCTGGATGGAGCCGGTAAGACCAGCCTGCTTCACTGTTTGGCCACTGGCAGCCAGGAGGATGACATGCAGCCGACACAGGGCTTCAACGCCGTCTCCATCAGCAGAGAGGACCTGCACATTGAGTTCCTAGAAA ttgGAGGTAAAGAGGAGCTGCGGCCGTACTGGCAGAAGTACATGTCCAAGGCTCTTCTGCTGGTGTTTGTGGTCGACTCCTCCAACCCACAGCTTTTCCCCGTTGCTAAGAAACATTTACACGAGCTGCTGGTCTCTGACCCCCGCCTGCCTTTAATGGTCCTGGCCAACAAACAG GACCTTCCAGGAGCCTGCAGCATCACTGACCTCCACGACGGTCTGTCCCTGTCTGAGGTCGGAGACCGCAAGTTGTTCCTCATTGGCACATATGTGAGGAACGGAGAGGCAGAGCTCAGCTCAGGTGTTCAAGACGCTCGAGACCTGATCTCCCAGATGGTTTGTGACGGCAGATAA
- the srp72 gene encoding signal recognition particle subunit SRP72: MANAGVSVASLWTEVNRCGQNGDFTRALKALTKILHENRDDVTALHCKIVCLIQNGTFKEALNVMNTHSKLLGSDVVFEKAYCEYRLNRVESALKTIEGAAEQTDKLKELYGQVLYRLERYDDCKSVYTDLIRNSQDEYEEERKTNLAAVVASMSQWENAPLEDLGLPESTYELCYNAACALIGQGQFTEALNKLRQAEELCRVSLADDSDVTEEDIESELAVIHSQMAYIMQLQGRTDEALQLYNQVIKLKPSDVGLLAVTANNIITINKDQNVFDSKKKVKLTNAEGVEYKLAKKQLQAIDLNKALLAMYTNQADQCRKLSSSLQSQNPGHPRPVLIQVAQLCREKQHSRAIELLQQFSDQHPESASGIKLTMAQLYLVQGHVTKACDVLRSIEEFKHKSGMISALVTMYSHEEDIDSAIDIFKQAIEHYQSEQPGSAAHLALVREAANFKLKYGRKKEAISDLEQLWKQNTNDIHTLAQLISAYSLVDTDKAKSLSKHLPSADTMAFNVDVDELENSHGATYVRKKAAKVTGENLPKEQGQGEIKKKRKKKKGKLPKNCDPKATPDPERWLPMRERSYYRGKKKGKKKEQIGKGTQGATAGASAELDASKTASSPPTSPRPGSASGSSTAPASNVVPPRQQKPAASGATRKKAPQKKKKGGKGGW; the protein is encoded by the exons ATGGCGAATGCGGGGGTCTCGGTGGCTTCGCTGTGGACCGAAGTGAACCGCTGCGGACAGAATGGAGACTTCACAAGAGCGCTGAAAGCATTGACTAAAA TTTTGCACGAAAACAGGGATGATGTGACGGCCCTTCACTGTAAAATTGTTTGCCTTATTCAGAATGGCACCTTCAAAGAGGCGCTGAATGTCATGAACACCCACTCAAAATTGCTCGGCAG TGATGTTGTGTTTGAGAAGGCGTACTGCGAGTACCGGCTGAACAGAGTGGAAAGTGCCCTGAAGACCATTGAAGGTGCCGCTGAACAAACAGACAAGCTAAAGGAGCTCTACGGTCAAGTG TTGTACAGACTGGAGCGCTACGATGACTGCAAGTCCGTCTACACAGATCTGATCAGGAACTCCCAGGATGAGtacgaggaggagaggaagaccaACCTTGCTGCTGTGGTGGCTTCTATGAGTCAGTGGGAGAATGCTCCATTG GAAGATCTTGGTCTTCCCGAGTCCACGTATGAGCTGTGTTACAATGCTGCCtgcgctctgattggccaaGGACAGTTTACAGAGGCCCTCAATAAACTACGACAAGCAGAGG AGCTCTGCAGAGTCTCTTTGGCTGATGATTCT GATGTGACTGAGGAGGACATTGAGTCAGAGCTGGCAGTCATCCATTCTCAGATGGCGTACATCATGCAATTACAAGGTCGGACAGACGAGGCACTGCAACTCTACAACCAGGTCATCAAGCTCAA GCCATCAGATGTGGGCCTGCTTGCTGTGACTGCCAACAATATCATCACAATAAACAAG GACCAAAACGTGTTTGACTCAAAGAAAAAGGTGAAACTGACAAACGCTGAAGGTGTTGAATACAAGCTGGCGAAGAAGCAGCTACAGGCCATCGACCTCAACAAAGCCCTCCTGGCCATGTACACTAACCAG GCTGACCAGTGCAGAAAACTGTCATCCAGTCTTCAGTCTCAGAATCCGGGTCACCCGCGGCCGGTCCTCATCCAGGTTGCTCAGTTGTGCCGGGAGAAGCAGCACAGCAGGGCCATAGAGCTGCTGCAG caATTCTCAGACCAACATCCAGAGAGTGCATCTGGCATCAAATTAACAATGGCACAACTCTATTTAGTACAAG GTCACGTAACAAAAGCTTGTGATGTCCTGAGGTCCATTGAAGAGTTCAAGCACAAATCAGGGATG ATTTCAGCTCTGGTCACGATGTACTCCCATGAAGAAGACATTGACAGCGCTattgacattttcaaacaagCTATTGAGCACTACCAGTCTGAACAG CCCGGATCTGCTGCACACTTGGCACTCGTACGAGAAGCAGCCAATTTCAAACTGAAGTACGGACGGAAAAAAGAAGCCATTAGTGACCTGGAGCAGCTGTGGAA GCAAAACACCAACGACATCCACACACTGGCACAACTTATCTCGGCGTATTCTCTGGTGGACACGGATAAAGCCAAATC CCTCAGCAAACACCTACCGTCTGCAGACACAATGGCCTTCAATGTGGACGTGGACGAGCTGGAGAACTCTCACGGAGCGACCTATGTCAGGAAAAAAGCTGCAAAGGTCACAGGAGAAAACCTTCCCAAAGAACAAGG CCAAGGCGAGAtcaaaaagaagaggaagaagaagaaag GCAAACTGCCCAAAAACTGCGACCCCAAAGCGACGCCTGACCCTGAGAGGTGGCTGCCCATGAGGGAGCGTTCTTACTACAGAGGCAAGAAGAAGGGCAAGAAGAAGGAGCAGATCGGAAAAGGCACACAGGGAGCAACAGCAGGAGCTTCAGCTGAGCT TGATGCCAGTAAGACGGCCAGCAGCCCCCCTACCTCCCCTAGACCAGGGTCTGCCTCCGGCTCATCTACAGCTCCAGCCAGCAACGTGGTCCCGCCTCGACAGCAGAAACCTGCAGCCTCGGGGGCCACGCGCAAGAAggcaccacagaagaagaagaaaggaggcAAAGGAGGCTGGTAG
- the LOC141013624 gene encoding snRNA-activating protein complex subunit 1-like, which translates to MPRVPPVYSEFFYSPLTEDVEELLARFQQTDSVRYEQFSAIWREMGLSDVFLGIIHVAEMKRFLRIALATAVKYFLPPYSYQIRVGGLYLMFGFYHIQPAVPPVNIRLALRDWDQVQKFLKDSVDAGHQDVVYVYQKLVTNKAIHYTAMPHFLTFQKQRKPKREPVCAEFLGRTTAIQELMTADVLEEVSNIQSCYEKMKEATVEVGSEVTMIRRDLTTSLEKCMSEFITWQQKIFSQENKDRNSSDEDDEEDRAEKESSSRARLLASIKQKSYGSCQEASKSRRHRQAQVVESSSSGPEQVQEAALQKKRPPSLRARTWESLGRMKEESTLQSWLLSAPEQRQRLLIKRMNQVAPLKPA; encoded by the coding sequence ATGCCTCGTGTGCCGCCTGTTTACTCTGAATTCTTCTACAGTCCTCTGACTGAAGATGTGGAGGAACTACTGGCTCGTTTCCAGCAGACTGACTCAGTCAGGTATGAGCAGTTTTCAGCCATTTGGAGGGAGATGGGCCTCTCGGATGTGTTTTTAGGAATCATCCATGTGGCTGAAATGAAGAGATTCCTCAGAATAGCATTGGCCACAGCTGTAAAGTACTTCCTGCCTCCATACAGCTACCAGATCAGAGTAGGCGGCTTGTATCTGATGTTTGGTTTTTACCACATACAACCTGCTGTTCCACCTGTGAATATCAGACTCGCTCTGAGGGACTGGGATCAGGTTCAGAAGTTTCTCAAAGACTCTGTGGATGCTGGACATCAGGATGTTGTTTACGTATATCAGAAGCTTGTCACAAACAAAGCCATACACTACACCGCCATGCCACATTTCCTCACCTTCCAGAAGCAGAGGAAACCAAAGAGAGAGCCTGTGTGTGCTGAGTTTCTTGGGAGGACCACAGCCATCCAAGAGCTCATGACTGCAGACGTCCTGGAGGAGGTGAGTAACATCCAGAGCTGCTACGAGAAGATGAAGGAGGCCACGGTGGAGGTTGGCTCCGAGGTCACCATGATCCGTCGAGACTTAACCACCAGCTTGGAGAAGTGCATGTCAGAGTTCATCACCTGGCAGCAGAAGATTTTCTCACAGGAGAACAAAGACAGGAACtccagtgatgaagatgatgaggaggatCGAGCTGAGAAAGAGTCCAGCAGCAGGGCCCGGCTCCTGGCCTCCATCAAGCAGAAGAGCTATGGAAGCTGCCAGGAGGCGTCCAAGTCCAGGAGGCACCGGCAGGCCCAGGTGGTGGAGTCGTCCAGCTCGGGGCCGGAGCAGGTCCAAGAGGCAgcactgcagaagaagaggccTCCCTCACTGCGGGCTCGGACCTGGGAGAGTCTGgggaggatgaaggaggagagCACGCTCCAATCCTGGCTCCTGAGTGCTCCTGAGCAGAGACAGAGGTTACTAATAAAGAGGATGAACCAGGTCGCACCTCTCAAACCCGCATAG